From Algoriphagus sp. NG3, the proteins below share one genomic window:
- a CDS encoding YCF48-related protein, protein MQKVYGLFLIGMLLSAQLFSQTWIRMQSWGLDLEGITWVDENLGFAVGENLIIRTRDGGTTWEELPVSFEGKLLDVVFYDETTGVAVGENGLILKTKDSGNSWNQIPSGGTQAISSITLSSDGNLIATSAGGQILRSTSRGDSWTKIPSGTSQNLNDIKFINADTAYIVGNQGIILRSYDGGNKWSSLNTGLSADLNGVAFSTPLIGYVVGAGGAILKTIDGGENWTMQTSPVTTNLQKVAISPLDIRIITVVGEAATALRSTNSGASFGKANLGTTNTRNVNALAFKPSSNLVFSVGQDGYLISSTNAGSNYSQRLAGIRNDFTGTDFKSDRIGHTTGQRGADYVTSNGATSLVYRPVPEEIDIVSMGFWSTSVGYVGAASGKIYRTGNSGASWVPIQVQTSDTITGFYLFAASVLYVTGTNGFIARTSDSGATWDAAGIKSNTSENLRDITFFDDQVGFAIGEKGQISWSRGGDNWENLPKFTTENLNALAKLDTSTAIIIGDAGTILKSGDKAKTWRKIDIPFTENLTSVDFWDENIGFVSGDNGLVLQTKDGGESWVRIPSGTSRNLTGISVGTPTVAFAVGDHGTILKYECIPPSDLSAIIGESQSCLTIGKYSISNEMLPGAEFVWRADGGEIISGQGTNEIEVLWKSVGRNGVYVSMENFCGNGKTSVIEVLVSTLPTNNNSIEGNGTVCLEATEIYSLPDSAGISYSWEIDGGEVLQGQGTSQIQVKWLTSGNQNIQVIQQNACGKADPITKAITVNMPPEQPGEIAGPTQTGLWETVYEIPVQENINFKWAISGEGGSVKMGQGTEKVTVQWQKEGDFQLSVTPENACNEGAARILDVNVNVITSLPEKEDMNVRVFPNPSSGTLMVELGNANYKSLQVINSFGQLIQVVEIPSGTKEVRLEHLPKGMILLQFNTGSNLMQRKVIVN, encoded by the coding sequence ATGCAAAAAGTTTATGGTCTTTTTTTAATCGGGATGCTGCTAAGCGCACAGCTTTTTTCCCAAACCTGGATCAGAATGCAAAGCTGGGGACTTGATCTGGAAGGGATCACTTGGGTAGATGAAAATCTGGGCTTTGCTGTAGGTGAAAACCTTATTATCCGTACTCGTGATGGAGGGACTACTTGGGAAGAACTTCCTGTAAGTTTTGAAGGAAAACTACTGGATGTAGTCTTTTATGATGAGACTACTGGAGTGGCCGTAGGTGAAAATGGTTTGATTCTCAAAACCAAGGATTCAGGAAATTCCTGGAATCAAATACCCTCTGGAGGTACCCAGGCCATAAGCAGCATAACGCTTTCCAGTGATGGAAATTTAATAGCCACCTCAGCAGGGGGGCAAATTTTACGCTCCACTTCTCGCGGAGACTCCTGGACCAAAATCCCGTCTGGCACTTCCCAAAATTTAAACGACATAAAATTTATCAATGCTGACACGGCTTATATCGTAGGTAATCAAGGGATAATCCTGAGAAGCTATGATGGAGGAAATAAGTGGAGTTCATTAAACACCGGATTATCAGCTGATCTTAATGGAGTTGCTTTTTCCACCCCTCTGATCGGCTACGTCGTAGGAGCTGGAGGAGCTATACTAAAAACCATCGATGGAGGGGAAAACTGGACGATGCAGACTTCCCCTGTGACGACAAATTTACAGAAAGTCGCTATTAGTCCTCTGGACATCCGCATCATCACAGTGGTAGGTGAAGCGGCTACGGCTCTTAGATCTACTAATTCCGGGGCTTCTTTTGGCAAAGCCAATCTGGGCACCACCAACACCAGAAATGTCAATGCCCTGGCATTTAAGCCATCAAGTAACCTCGTCTTCAGCGTAGGTCAGGATGGTTACCTTATTTCCTCCACCAATGCCGGCAGCAACTATAGTCAGCGACTGGCGGGCATCCGTAATGACTTTACAGGAACCGACTTCAAATCAGACCGGATCGGACATACCACGGGACAGCGTGGAGCAGATTATGTGACAAGCAATGGAGCAACTAGCCTGGTGTACAGGCCTGTTCCAGAGGAAATTGATATTGTAAGCATGGGGTTCTGGAGCACATCAGTAGGATACGTCGGAGCTGCTTCCGGTAAAATCTACAGAACCGGCAACAGCGGGGCTTCCTGGGTGCCAATTCAAGTGCAGACCTCTGATACTATTACCGGGTTTTATCTTTTTGCGGCATCGGTGTTATATGTTACCGGCACCAATGGCTTTATCGCCAGAACATCGGATTCCGGCGCAACCTGGGATGCGGCGGGGATAAAATCAAATACCTCTGAGAATCTCCGGGACATCACATTCTTTGACGATCAAGTCGGATTTGCCATAGGAGAGAAGGGACAGATCAGCTGGTCCCGTGGAGGAGACAACTGGGAGAATCTGCCAAAATTTACCACAGAAAACCTGAATGCTTTGGCCAAGCTAGACACAAGCACGGCAATCATAATAGGAGATGCAGGAACTATACTTAAGTCTGGGGATAAAGCAAAAACTTGGAGAAAGATCGATATCCCATTTACTGAAAACCTCACATCTGTGGATTTTTGGGATGAAAACATAGGATTTGTGTCTGGAGACAATGGTCTTGTACTTCAGACTAAGGATGGGGGAGAGTCCTGGGTGAGGATACCAAGTGGGACCAGTAGAAACCTCACCGGCATCAGTGTAGGCACTCCCACCGTAGCATTTGCGGTGGGGGATCATGGCACAATTTTGAAATATGAATGTATTCCACCTTCAGACTTAAGTGCTATTATAGGAGAGAGTCAATCCTGCCTTACCATAGGTAAATATTCCATTTCCAATGAAATGCTTCCGGGAGCTGAATTCGTGTGGAGAGCTGATGGAGGGGAAATTATTTCAGGTCAGGGAACCAACGAAATAGAAGTGCTATGGAAATCAGTGGGAAGAAACGGGGTGTATGTAAGTATGGAGAATTTCTGTGGAAACGGTAAAACATCGGTCATAGAGGTGCTAGTATCAACACTTCCTACGAATAATAACTCCATCGAGGGCAATGGCACCGTTTGCCTGGAAGCAACAGAAATTTATTCATTGCCTGATTCAGCGGGGATAAGCTATTCTTGGGAGATAGATGGCGGCGAAGTTCTTCAAGGGCAAGGAACTTCCCAGATTCAGGTAAAATGGCTTACCTCTGGTAACCAAAACATACAGGTGATTCAGCAAAATGCCTGTGGCAAAGCTGATCCGATTACAAAGGCCATTACTGTCAATATGCCTCCTGAGCAACCGGGAGAAATAGCAGGGCCAACTCAAACCGGTCTTTGGGAAACAGTTTATGAAATCCCGGTCCAGGAAAACATAAACTTCAAATGGGCTATATCAGGAGAGGGAGGAAGTGTAAAAATGGGACAGGGAACGGAAAAAGTAACAGTCCAGTGGCAAAAAGAAGGGGATTTCCAGCTTAGTGTCACTCCCGAAAACGCATGCAATGAAGGAGCAGCCCGTATTCTTGATGTGAACGTAAACGTGATCACTTCATTGCCAGAAAAAGAGGATATGAATGTCCGTGTGTTTCCCAATCCTTCATCAGGAACACTTATGGTGGAGCTGGGTAATGCCAATTATAAAAGCCTTCAGGTGATCAACTCATTTGGACAGCTGATCCAGGTTGTAGAAATACCTTCAGGAACCAAGGAAGTCAGGCTTGAACATTTACCGAAGGGGATGATTTTGCTACAATTTAATACTGGGTCGAATCTGATGCAGCGAAAGGTGATTGTAAATTAA
- a CDS encoding cation:proton antiporter, with amino-acid sequence MSVYDYLYFIILPVLAIAIFIIFIRFLMGPSLPDRVVALDLLLTTGIGIIAVYSVVTNQPAFLDIAMIMALIAFLGTVAFAYYLEKRKKND; translated from the coding sequence ATGAGCGTTTACGACTATTTATATTTTATTATTCTTCCTGTTTTAGCGATAGCTATATTCATCATTTTCATCAGGTTTTTGATGGGACCTTCTCTACCTGACCGTGTGGTGGCATTAGATTTATTGTTGACCACAGGTATTGGAATTATTGCGGTTTATAGTGTGGTTACCAACCAACCTGCTTTTCTTGATATCGCCATGATCATGGCGCTAATTGCCTTTTTGGGAACAGTGGCCTTTGCTTATTATTTAGAAAAACGGAAAAAAAATGACTGA
- a CDS encoding GNAT family protein codes for MIITGEREIRLVTWNEAHFHQLYPLANNPKIAMNLKDSYPQPYTIHDARHWIEHNQKYNPPQNFAIEYEGRLAGSIGSDRGRDELRTNMELGFWVGEPYWGKGIATEAVKLYTKYIFEKFDIERIFAQVYDFNGQSMNVLEKAGYFPEAILKKAFVKNATVGDIFQYVNIRGEQ; via the coding sequence ATGATCATCACAGGAGAAAGAGAAATAAGATTAGTGACCTGGAATGAGGCTCATTTTCACCAACTCTATCCTTTGGCGAATAATCCCAAGATTGCGATGAATCTGAAAGACAGTTATCCGCAACCTTACACCATACATGATGCGCGTCACTGGATAGAGCATAATCAAAAATACAATCCCCCTCAAAACTTTGCCATAGAGTATGAAGGCAGACTTGCCGGGTCTATTGGATCGGACAGAGGAAGAGACGAGCTCCGTACAAATATGGAATTGGGCTTCTGGGTGGGTGAGCCTTATTGGGGGAAAGGAATTGCTACTGAAGCAGTTAAACTATATACAAAATATATTTTTGAGAAATTTGACATTGAGCGCATTTTTGCTCAAGTCTATGATTTCAACGGGCAATCCATGAATGTCCTAGAAAAAGCCGGTTATTTCCCTGAGGCTATTTTGAAGAAAGCTTTTGTAAAAAACGCTACTGTTGGGGATATTTTCCAGTATGTGAATATTCGGGGCGAGCAATAG
- the mnhG gene encoding monovalent cation/H(+) antiporter subunit G, whose amino-acid sequence MTEIIVIILSSLGALFILLAAVGIVKMPDLYLRISVTTKAATLGIGLILLAAGIYFADTAILVRVIAIIVFMLLTAPVGAHMIGRASYFTGVKMWDRSTIDELEGKYEQKSHKLRSGEEDEKTDEITH is encoded by the coding sequence ATGACTGAAATAATTGTTATCATACTCAGCTCATTGGGAGCATTATTTATCTTGCTTGCTGCAGTGGGCATAGTGAAAATGCCTGATCTATACCTACGGATCTCAGTCACTACCAAAGCGGCGACACTTGGTATAGGCTTGATTTTACTGGCCGCTGGAATTTACTTTGCGGATACAGCTATTCTTGTCAGAGTAATAGCTATTATAGTTTTTATGCTGCTTACGGCTCCTGTAGGCGCTCACATGATCGGGCGGGCTTCCTATTTTACCGGAGTGAAAATGTGGGATAGATCAACGATAGACGAACTGGAAGGCAAATATGAGCAAAAGTCCCATAAACTTAGAAGTGGGGAGGAAGATGAGAAGACGGATGAAATTACTCACTGA
- a CDS encoding proton-conducting transporter membrane subunit, whose protein sequence is MNNPYIVLPVIFQLFSAILLMFFWFRVNTQRLIAIICSLISVGISVWILREVLQHGILTMQAGEWQAPFGITFVADAFSATMVLLTAISGMAVIIFSTGAIRNARLKFGYFPILNFLLMGLNGAFLTGDIFNLYVWFEIIIIASFVLITIGGEKAQIEGAIKYVTMNLLASAIFLTAIAILYGMAGSLNMADLSGQVAQIENRGLVNVVAILFLVGFGIKSAIFPLYFWLPASYHTPPPAISAIFGGLLTKVGVYALVRIFTLIFIPDEFLSNLLIIMAALTILSGGLGAILQVNLRKIFSYLIVCHIGFMIAGLGIYTEVALVGTICYLIHDIIVKTNLFLVAGLIFKLKGTLNINKLGGMYKKYPAFSILMAIPLFSLVGIPPLSGFWGKLFLIEGGYAEGQFVLIAFILLGSFLTLWVAAKIWTEVFWKDAVDLPQKMTVKYYRELKPFKQRAMVVPIILLAGVSLYIGFGAEHIIILSKQIAAELIEPSAYIEAVLGSKPLTP, encoded by the coding sequence ATGAATAACCCCTATATAGTTTTACCAGTTATTTTCCAGCTTTTCTCAGCGATTCTGCTGATGTTCTTTTGGTTTAGGGTAAATACCCAGCGCCTGATAGCCATTATTTGCAGCCTCATCTCAGTGGGGATTTCTGTCTGGATCCTTAGGGAAGTCCTTCAGCACGGAATATTGACCATGCAGGCCGGAGAATGGCAGGCACCCTTTGGGATTACTTTTGTGGCGGATGCGTTTTCTGCTACTATGGTCTTATTGACGGCTATTTCAGGGATGGCCGTAATAATATTTTCCACAGGCGCTATTCGAAATGCCCGCTTAAAATTCGGCTATTTTCCCATTCTGAATTTTCTGTTGATGGGGCTTAATGGAGCCTTTCTCACCGGGGATATTTTTAATCTATATGTGTGGTTTGAGATTATCATCATTGCATCATTTGTCTTGATTACCATTGGAGGAGAGAAGGCTCAGATAGAGGGGGCTATTAAGTACGTGACGATGAATTTGCTAGCCTCTGCAATTTTCCTGACTGCGATTGCGATTCTCTATGGGATGGCTGGAAGTCTGAATATGGCTGACCTTTCCGGTCAGGTGGCACAGATTGAGAATAGAGGCTTGGTGAATGTTGTAGCTATATTATTTCTGGTGGGCTTTGGGATCAAATCAGCTATTTTCCCTTTATACTTTTGGCTGCCAGCCTCCTATCATACACCTCCACCTGCGATATCAGCCATTTTCGGTGGACTGCTGACCAAAGTTGGAGTCTACGCATTAGTGAGAATCTTTACGCTGATTTTTATCCCGGACGAGTTTCTGAGTAACTTATTGATTATCATGGCTGCATTGACTATCCTATCCGGTGGCCTGGGAGCTATTTTACAGGTGAATCTGAGAAAAATCTTCTCTTATCTTATTGTATGCCACATCGGGTTTATGATCGCAGGGCTGGGGATTTATACTGAAGTAGCGCTGGTAGGGACTATTTGCTATTTAATCCATGATATTATAGTCAAAACCAATCTTTTCCTTGTGGCCGGGCTGATCTTCAAACTGAAGGGCACCCTAAACATCAATAAACTGGGAGGTATGTATAAAAAGTATCCGGCATTTTCTATCCTGATGGCTATTCCATTATTTTCCCTGGTGGGCATTCCCCCACTTTCAGGGTTTTGGGGAAAGCTGTTTCTGATCGAGGGAGGGTATGCCGAAGGACAGTTTGTATTGATTGCATTTATATTGCTGGGAAGCTTCTTGACACTGTGGGTAGCAGCAAAGATATGGACAGAAGTGTTTTGGAAAGATGCGGTCGATCTTCCCCAGAAAATGACCGTTAAGTATTACAGAGAACTCAAGCCTTTTAAGCAGCGGGCCATGGTAGTGCCTATTATCTTATTGGCAGGAGTTTCCTTGTATATAGGTTTCGGAGCAGAACATATCATCATATTGAGCAAGCAAATCGCAGCTGAGCTTATTGAGCCTTCAGCATATATAGAAGCAGTGTTGGGATCAAAACCGCTTACACCATGA
- a CDS encoding Na+/H+ antiporter subunit E encodes MIKTKFLSNLLLSLVWIAITGAFTFENFLFGFALSFFLLWITATDRRDNKYFNRIPKLIAFVFFFLYELIKANIEVAYDVVTPKHYMKPGIVKIPLDAKSDLEITLLANLISLTPGTLSLDVSDDRKVLYVHAMYVKDREDFVTGIKSGFERRLLEITR; translated from the coding sequence ATGATCAAGACCAAATTTCTCAGTAATCTTCTTCTTTCCTTGGTGTGGATAGCCATCACCGGAGCCTTTACGTTTGAAAACTTCCTGTTCGGCTTTGCCCTGAGCTTTTTCCTGTTGTGGATCACTGCTACCGATCGGCGGGACAATAAATACTTCAACAGGATCCCTAAGCTGATAGCTTTTGTGTTTTTCTTTCTGTATGAACTGATCAAAGCCAATATAGAGGTGGCGTATGACGTGGTCACGCCTAAACACTACATGAAACCAGGAATTGTGAAAATTCCGCTGGATGCAAAATCGGATCTGGAGATTACGTTGTTGGCCAATCTGATTTCCCTTACCCCGGGCACCTTGAGTCTGGATGTTTCTGATGACAGAAAAGTCCTGTATGTGCATGCAATGTATGTGAAAGATAGAGAAGACTTTGTGACAGGTATTAAAAGCGGATTTGAAAGACGATTACTAGAGATAACCAGATGA
- a CDS encoding Na+/H+ antiporter subunit B — protein MKSIIFKSASTYLLPLLVLFSVFILLRGHYLPGGGFVGGLIASIAFVIHSFANGLETTKSLIKFHPGFLMPIGLSIALLSGMSPLFIGESFMTGLWFEDPLPVIGMVGSALFFDTGVYLVVIGVTLTIIFTISETL, from the coding sequence ATGAAATCGATCATATTTAAATCAGCCTCTACTTATCTTTTACCACTGCTGGTGTTATTCTCCGTGTTTATATTGTTGCGCGGGCATTATCTGCCAGGTGGAGGCTTTGTGGGGGGGCTGATTGCATCCATTGCATTTGTCATCCATTCCTTTGCCAACGGCTTGGAGACCACCAAAAGCTTAATCAAGTTTCACCCTGGTTTTCTTATGCCTATCGGCCTTAGTATTGCTTTGTTGAGTGGTATGTCGCCCCTTTTTATAGGAGAGAGTTTTATGACAGGCTTATGGTTTGAAGACCCCTTACCTGTCATAGGCATGGTGGGCTCAGCTTTGTTTTTTGATACCGGGGTTTACCTGGTGGTCATCGGAGTGACTTTGACTATTATTTTCACTATTTCCGAAACGCTATAA
- the prfA gene encoding peptide chain release factor 1, with protein sequence MLDKLQSIKERFEEVGQLIVLPESMADMGKYAKLTKEYKDLEKIVAVYDEYSLVLQNIASSKEILDKEKDPDFREMAKTELDELRPRKEQLENDLKQLLIPKDPNDAKDCILEIRGGAGGDEASIFAGDLFRMYERFCEMQNLKLTVLDLTFGSAGGYKEIIATISGGDDVYGRMKYESGVHRVQRVPATESQGRVHTSAASVAVLPEMDEVEVNIDMNDVRKDTYCSSGPGGQSVNTTYSAVRLTHEPTGLVVTCQDEKSQIKNFEKALKVLRSRLYEIELAKHNDAVGAQRKSMVGSGDRSDKIRTYNYPQSRVTDHRINKTVYNLPEVMDGHIEDFISALRFAENLDRMNNSGLED encoded by the coding sequence ATGCTGGACAAATTACAATCAATTAAAGAACGTTTCGAAGAAGTAGGACAATTAATCGTACTGCCGGAATCCATGGCAGACATGGGTAAATATGCCAAGCTGACCAAAGAATACAAGGATCTTGAGAAAATTGTAGCAGTGTACGACGAGTACAGTTTAGTCCTGCAAAATATTGCCAGTTCTAAAGAAATCCTGGATAAGGAAAAAGATCCGGATTTCAGGGAAATGGCTAAAACAGAGCTGGATGAACTTAGGCCTAGAAAGGAACAGCTTGAGAATGATCTAAAGCAACTTTTAATCCCTAAGGATCCTAACGATGCAAAGGATTGTATCCTAGAGATCAGAGGTGGAGCAGGTGGAGACGAGGCCTCTATTTTTGCAGGTGATCTGTTCCGTATGTACGAACGCTTCTGCGAAATGCAGAATTTAAAATTGACAGTATTGGATTTGACCTTCGGCTCTGCGGGTGGATATAAGGAAATAATCGCTACTATATCCGGAGGTGACGATGTATATGGAAGGATGAAGTATGAATCCGGTGTACATCGGGTGCAGCGGGTACCGGCCACGGAGTCCCAAGGCCGTGTCCACACATCTGCTGCCTCTGTGGCCGTACTGCCGGAGATGGATGAAGTAGAAGTGAATATCGACATGAATGACGTGAGAAAGGACACCTATTGTTCCTCAGGGCCAGGTGGACAATCTGTAAACACCACTTATTCCGCCGTGCGTTTGACCCACGAGCCAACAGGCCTCGTGGTCACCTGTCAGGACGAAAAATCTCAGATAAAGAACTTCGAAAAAGCACTGAAAGTCCTTAGGTCGCGGCTTTATGAAATAGAACTGGCCAAACATAATGATGCGGTGGGGGCACAGCGGAAGTCTATGGTAGGTTCAGGAGATAGATCAGATAAGATCAGGACCTACAATTACCCCCAATCCAGGGTAACAGACCATAGGATCAATAAAACTGTCTACAATCTGCCCGAGGTAATGGATGGGCATATTGAGGACTTTATATCCGCTCTTAGATTTGCCGAAAATCTTGACAGGATGAATAACAGCGGCTTAGAAGATTAG
- a CDS encoding putative monovalent cation/H+ antiporter subunit A, giving the protein MILAILSGFIVAALIPITSKFIRGKGSIVMPFLPLLLFVYFLQYLPQVSKGEAIDLIYQWVPSSGINLAFHLDGLALLFVLMITGIGTLVFFYTYSYLKGHVYLDRFYGYLSMFMASMLGLVLSDNIITLFIFWELTSISSFFLIGFNNEDPKSRKSALLALSVTGMGGLFLLVGMIFLGSVGGSYSFQELLTQRSLIISHSSYGWIIGLLFLGAFTKSAQFPFHFWLPGAMKAPTPVSTYLHSATMVKAGIYLLARFTPLLGTTPAWNTTLIIVGAVTMVYAAVHSVFRIDMKGILAYSTIAALGILVFLIGLGTEESLLAASVFILVHALYKATLFLVTGIIDHETGTRDVTVLGGLRKVMMPVAIAAGLAALANAGTPPFLGFIGKDLIYEATLHFGDWGYLLTGAAILTNVCLLCAGLLAGYKPFAGSLPSQFEKVHLPHPTMWVPPLILAGLGLVFGLFPGLIERSLVLPVFSSISGSATETHIQLWHGFNLVLGLSILTLTLGLLLYWLLRPSERLLGITLKFEKISPQSIANLCGALFTRFAGLWTGFFQNGYLRNYVITILGFLTILLGLRLYQGVTLVIDASKLTEVTIYEVIVVMIMFASIIFTVFSRSRLVAVASLGVIGYSICLIFLFYSAPDLAMTQFSIDTLTVILFVLVIYNLPRYKTFSNWKIRLRDGVLSVFFGTLIAVLTLEVLSEPLNRETSIFYAESAYLLAKGKNVVNVILVDFRGFDTMVEITVLVIAAIGVFSLLKLRLKSIEKE; this is encoded by the coding sequence ATGATTCTAGCCATACTTTCAGGTTTCATCGTGGCGGCGTTGATTCCCATTACTAGTAAATTCATCAGAGGCAAAGGCTCTATAGTGATGCCTTTTTTGCCTCTTCTTCTGTTTGTATATTTTCTCCAATATCTACCCCAAGTAAGCAAAGGGGAGGCAATTGACCTGATATACCAATGGGTTCCCAGTTCAGGAATTAATTTGGCTTTCCACCTCGACGGTTTAGCCTTGCTTTTTGTTTTGATGATTACAGGGATAGGGACATTGGTGTTCTTCTACACTTACAGCTATCTCAAAGGACACGTGTACCTTGATAGATTCTATGGATATCTCAGCATGTTTATGGCTTCTATGCTGGGTCTTGTTCTTTCAGATAATATAATTACACTCTTTATTTTCTGGGAACTTACCAGTATCAGTTCCTTCTTTCTGATAGGATTCAATAATGAAGATCCCAAATCCAGAAAATCCGCTCTCCTGGCATTAAGTGTCACTGGGATGGGGGGATTATTTTTGCTGGTAGGCATGATCTTCCTTGGGTCGGTGGGTGGTTCTTATTCTTTTCAGGAGTTGCTCACCCAGCGCAGTTTGATCATAAGTCATAGTAGCTATGGATGGATTATAGGCTTGTTGTTTCTTGGAGCTTTTACCAAATCTGCCCAATTCCCTTTTCATTTCTGGCTTCCAGGGGCGATGAAGGCTCCTACTCCAGTGAGTACCTACCTCCATTCTGCCACTATGGTGAAAGCTGGGATCTACTTGCTGGCAAGATTTACACCTCTGCTAGGAACTACCCCTGCATGGAATACTACCCTGATTATAGTAGGCGCGGTGACTATGGTATATGCTGCAGTCCATTCCGTTTTCCGGATTGATATGAAGGGTATTTTGGCTTATTCCACCATTGCTGCTTTGGGTATATTGGTTTTCCTGATCGGTTTGGGCACTGAAGAATCTCTTTTGGCGGCCTCTGTCTTTATTCTGGTGCATGCCTTATATAAAGCCACCCTCTTTTTGGTCACTGGCATAATTGATCACGAGACCGGCACAAGGGATGTCACTGTTTTGGGTGGATTACGGAAAGTTATGATGCCCGTAGCTATAGCCGCAGGCCTGGCAGCTCTAGCAAATGCGGGGACGCCGCCGTTTTTGGGCTTTATAGGGAAAGATCTTATTTACGAAGCGACACTTCATTTTGGTGATTGGGGATACCTACTCACTGGAGCTGCTATACTGACGAATGTCTGTCTACTATGTGCTGGACTTTTAGCTGGCTACAAGCCCTTTGCAGGGAGTCTCCCTTCACAATTTGAGAAAGTCCACCTTCCTCATCCCACCATGTGGGTTCCACCTTTGATTTTAGCTGGTCTGGGCTTGGTTTTCGGGCTGTTCCCAGGCCTGATCGAGCGGAGCTTGGTTCTTCCGGTATTCAGCAGTATTTCCGGAAGTGCCACTGAGACGCATATTCAGTTGTGGCATGGATTTAACCTGGTTTTGGGGTTGAGTATTTTGACGCTTACTTTGGGTTTACTACTCTATTGGCTTCTTAGACCCTCAGAGCGACTTTTGGGCATCACTTTGAAGTTTGAAAAAATAAGCCCTCAGTCTATTGCCAATCTGTGTGGAGCTCTATTTACTAGGTTTGCTGGATTATGGACAGGATTTTTCCAGAATGGGTATTTAAGAAATTACGTCATCACCATACTGGGCTTCCTTACTATTTTATTGGGGCTTAGACTTTATCAGGGAGTCACTCTGGTCATCGATGCCTCAAAGCTGACTGAAGTTACTATCTATGAAGTGATTGTAGTGATGATCATGTTTGCCTCTATCATTTTCACGGTATTTTCACGATCCCGGTTGGTTGCTGTAGCTTCCCTGGGTGTAATAGGCTATTCTATCTGTCTGATTTTCTTGTTTTATTCCGCTCCCGATTTGGCGATGACGCAGTTTTCGATTGATACGTTGACTGTGATCTTGTTTGTATTGGTGATCTATAATTTACCTAGGTACAAAACCTTTTCCAATTGGAAAATCCGGCTAAGAGACGGAGTGCTCTCTGTCTTTTTCGGCACCTTGATCGCAGTGCTTACGCTGGAGGTGCTGTCAGAACCACTCAATAGGGAAACTTCTATATTCTACGCCGAAAGTGCATATCTGTTAGCAAAAGGGAAAAATGTTGTCAATGTGATCCTAGTGGATTTTAGAGGATTTGATACCATGGTGGAAATCACCGTGCTTGTCATTGCCGCAATAGGGGTGTTTAGCTTGTTGAAATTGAGGCTGAAAAGTATAGAAAAGGAATAA
- a CDS encoding Na+/H+ antiporter subunit C yields MELLLVVLIGLLYAAGIYMMLRRSMVKLIIGLILLGNGANMLIFLLGRIVKGKPPIIDSASKMLTEVYADPVPQALILTAIVISFGLQSFAIILVKRAYKITKTDDLDELNTTDEVYE; encoded by the coding sequence ATGGAATTGTTACTCGTTGTTTTGATAGGGTTATTGTATGCTGCAGGGATCTATATGATGCTGCGCAGGAGCATGGTGAAGCTGATCATAGGTCTGATTCTACTCGGAAACGGAGCCAACATGCTTATTTTTCTATTGGGCAGAATAGTGAAAGGAAAGCCGCCCATCATCGATTCTGCTTCCAAGATGCTGACCGAAGTCTATGCGGATCCTGTGCCGCAGGCATTGATCCTTACTGCTATTGTGATCAGTTTTGGATTGCAATCCTTTGCCATTATTCTGGTCAAGCGTGCCTATAAAATCACCAAGACTGATGACCTGGATGAATTGAATACAACAGACGAAGTTTATGAATAA